In the Gemmatimonadales bacterium genome, one interval contains:
- a CDS encoding YceI family protein: MTMRLAGMVARSLAAMTLMVAPAAAAQAVVDVSIGAPAKESKWVVDMVHSQVDFGVRHLVGRVRGTFTKWYAVLAAKEGDWKLGTVNVAVQTASLNTGNAYRDADLRSDRFFAVDRYPRMTFQGTGFAATDSTVEVSGILTIKGHSKPVILTGQYRGIAKDSDGHERIAFEAAGEVDRRDFGIDWNETVGGTELIGNNVEITIGIEAVRAD; the protein is encoded by the coding sequence TGGTCGCCAGGAGCCTGGCCGCCATGACTTTGATGGTGGCTCCGGCCGCGGCAGCTCAAGCGGTCGTCGACGTCTCTATCGGTGCTCCGGCGAAGGAGTCGAAGTGGGTCGTGGACATGGTGCACTCGCAGGTCGATTTCGGGGTCCGACATTTAGTCGGGCGGGTGCGCGGCACCTTTACCAAGTGGTACGCCGTACTCGCGGCGAAAGAGGGAGACTGGAAGCTCGGCACGGTAAACGTCGCGGTTCAGACCGCCAGCTTGAACACCGGCAATGCATACCGCGATGCCGACCTCCGCTCGGACCGGTTCTTCGCGGTCGACCGCTATCCGAGAATGACGTTCCAGGGGACCGGGTTCGCGGCGACCGACAGTACCGTCGAAGTGAGCGGAATCCTCACCATCAAAGGCCATTCGAAACCCGTGATACTTACGGGGCAATACCGGGGGATCGCGAAGGACAGTGACGGTCATGAGCGAATTGCGTTTGAGGCGGCCGGCGAGGTGGATCGGCGAGACTTCGGCATCGACTGGAATGAGACCGTTGGCGGCACGGAATTGATTGGAAACAACGTGGAGATCACGATCGGCATCGAAGCGGTGCGAGCCGACTGA
- a CDS encoding BON domain-containing protein, translating to MSHSLELTARVVVELECEPRVDPALIRVTVDNGLVTLSGVVSSYAQKVVAERAVKRVPEVKAVASNLEVRLPFTACPKDSELAQAVASGLEWDVMLPDASVQVRVADGWVTLEGQLATERQRAAAQGAVARVTGVRGVSDLIRVEPINSPTDLPGRVSR from the coding sequence ATGTCTCATTCTCTTGAGCTGACGGCGCGGGTGGTGGTGGAACTCGAGTGTGAGCCACGGGTAGACCCCGCCCTCATCAGGGTGACCGTTGATAACGGCCTGGTGACGCTGAGCGGAGTGGTCAGCTCCTACGCGCAGAAGGTGGTCGCGGAGCGCGCCGTCAAGCGCGTCCCAGAGGTTAAGGCTGTGGCAAGCAATCTGGAGGTCCGCCTTCCGTTCACCGCGTGCCCCAAGGACAGCGAGCTCGCACAGGCGGTCGCGTCAGGGTTGGAATGGGACGTCATGCTGCCGGACGCTTCTGTGCAGGTACGGGTTGCCGATGGGTGGGTCACCTTGGAGGGTCAGCTGGCCACCGAGCGCCAGCGCGCCGCGGCACAAGGGGCGGTGGCTCGGGTCACCGGGGTTCGTGGGGTGTCCGATCTTATCCGAGTCGAACCGATCAACTCGCCGACCGATCTTCCGGGACGCGTATCCCGGTAG